A window from Zingiber officinale cultivar Zhangliang chromosome 7A, Zo_v1.1, whole genome shotgun sequence encodes these proteins:
- the LOC122002428 gene encoding cyclin-dependent protein kinase inhibitor SMR6-like produces the protein MASEVVAVGELPLLLPIKTALGGGEKIAVAVDEGGGGEEEGGCVTPKSEQHVLKPPTVCPPAPRKPNPAKRSASAAPNCKEFFVVPRDLTSIFIPIPPKKRIRLI, from the coding sequence ATGGCGTCGGAGGTCGTCGCCGTGGGGGAATTGCCCCTCCTGCTTCCTATAAAGACCGCGCTGGGTGGTGGGGAGAAGATCGCCGTGGCGGTGGATGAGGGCGGGGGCGGCGAAGAGGAGGGCGGGTGCGTCACTCCCAAGTCGGAGCAGCACGTCCTCAAGCCGCCCACCGTGTGCCCGCCGGCACCCAGGAAACCGAATCCGGCAAAGAGATCGGCGTCCGCGGCGCCGAATTGCAAGGAATTCTTCGTCGTGCCTCGGGACTTGACCTCGATCTTCATCCCTATCCCTCCGAAGAAGAGGATTCGCCTAATCTGA
- the LOC122002427 gene encoding pentatricopeptide repeat-containing protein At5g48910-like, producing the protein MQTHSGHSPPLLSVPFPPITPSPSSLISLLKLSSSLHGVRQLHALAIKTGLFRDPLVAAEILRSSVLSQRRDLRYGRSVFDQMPDPNCFSWNTLIRAYAESEEAPSHALALFAQMLLSSTTTQPNQYTFPSVLKACACIQAAEAGTQIHGQVVKLGWSDDAFILTNLVRMYSSCGFMQDACKLVDSSLLPDADASVVLHNTLIDGFFRLGMVEQARQLFDRMPNKSVISWNGMISKYAQIGLFKEAIALFRKMQMEGMEHNFVTLVSVLPAISHMCALELGEWVHAYAEKNDIEIDDVLGSALVDMYSKCGNINKAIQVFEQLPKHNPITWSAMISGLAMHGRAAEARDCFQRMEKAGVIPTDIVFVGVLNACSHAGLVEEGKSYFRRMVNVHGLRPKLEHYGCMVDLLGRAGLLEEAEELVLSMSVNPDDVIYKALLSSCKMHGNVEIGMRAAKRLMEHFSSDGDSMVLLSNFYASLGDWGTVSQVRLMMKELDIKKDPGCSWITVNGRIHEFVVEDNTHPQSRKIHLMLAEMADKLHEAGYVPDTTQVTLNIEKEEKESTLLYHSEKIAIAFGLISTNPGTTLHVVKNLRICGDCHSSIKLIAKVYGRRIIVRDRSRFHHFEEGLCSCNDYW; encoded by the coding sequence ATGCAGACCCATTCCGGCCACTCCCCTCCCCTCCTCTCCGTCCCTTTTCCTCCCATCACTCCTTCTCCCTCCTCCCTTATCTCCCTCCTCAAGCTCTCCAGCTCCCTCCATGGCGTCCGTCAACTCCACGCCCTCGCCATCAAGACAGGCCTCTTCCGCGATCCCCTCGTCGCTGCTGAAATCCTCCGGTCCTCCGTCCTCTCCCAGCGCCGCGACCTCCGCTACGGTCGCTCGGTGTTCGACCAAATGCCCGATCCCAATTGCTTCTCCTGGAACACCCTCATTCGAGCTTACGCTGAGAGCGAAGAGGCACCCTCCCACGCCCTCGCCCTCTTCGCGCAGATGCTCCTCTCCAGCACCACCACACAGCCCAACCAGTATACCTTCCCGTCAGTGTTGAAGGCTTGCGCTTGCATTCAGGCAGCTGAAGCAGGAACGCAGATCCATGGCCAAGTTGTCAAGCTCGGTTGGAGCGATGACGCTTTTATTCTTACCAATTTGGTAAGGATGTACTCGTCTTGTGGGTTCATGCAAGATGCCTGCAAGTTAGTTGACAGCTCGTTGTTGCCTGACGCCGATGCCAGTGTCGTCTTGCATAACACTCTGATCGATGGATTTTTCAGGCTTGGCATGGTTGAACAAGCACGGCAATTGTTTGACAGAATGCCAAACAAAAGTGTCATTTCTTGGAACGGAATGATATCCAAGTATGCACAGATTGGTTTGTTTAAAGAAGCCATCGCTCTTTTCAGGAAGATGCAAATGGAAGGCATGGAGCATAATTTTGTCACTCTTGTTAGTGTTCTCCCTGCGATTTCGCATATGTGTGCCCTTGAATTGGGTGAATGGGTCCATGCATATGCCGAGAAGAACGACATAGAAATAGATGATGTGCTCGGGTCTGCCCTCGTCGACATGTACTCCAAGTGCGGAAACATTAACAAAGCGATTCAGGTATTCGAACAGCTACCGAAGCACAATCCTATTACATGGAGTGCTATGATTTCAGGGCTAGCAATGCATGGTAGGGCAGCAGAGGCACGAGATTGTTTTCAGAGGATGGAAAAAGCTGGAGTAATACCAACTGACATTGTTTTTGTTGGAGTTTTGAATGCCTGTAGTCATGCAGGCCTGGTGGAAGAAGGCAAGTCATACTTCAGAAGAATGGTAAATGTGCATGGTCTAAGACCCAAACTCGAGCACTATGGTTGTATGGTTGATTTGCTCGGTCGTGCGGGGCTTCTGGAAGAGGCTGAGGAGCTTGTGCTTAGCATGTCTGTGAATCCAGATGATGTTATTTATAAAGCGCTGCTATCATCTTGCAAAATGCATGGCAATGTTGAGATCGGAATGAGAGCTGCCAAGCGCCTTATGGAGCATTTCTCCTCAGATGGTGATTCAATGGTTCTTTTATCGAACTTCTACGCTTCCTTAGGGGACTGGGGTACTGTTTCCCAGGTGAGACTGATGATGAAGGAACTGGACATAAAGAAAGATCCAGGTTGCAGTTGGATTACAGTAAATGGGAGAATTCATGAGTTTGTTGTAGAAGACAATACCCATCCACAGAGCCGAAAGATCCATTTGATGCTAGCCGAGATGGCTGATAAACTACATGAGGCTGGATACGTACCAGATACAACACAAGTCACGCTAAATAttgagaaagaggagaaggagagcacACTTCTCTACCACAGCGAGAAGATAGCAATTGCTTTTGGCTTGATCAGCACCAACCCCGGCACCACACTGCATGTGGTGAAGAACTTACGCATTTGTGGGGATTGCCATTCCTCAATAAAGCTTATCGCAAAGGTATATGGACGGAGAATAATTGTGAGGGATCGTAGTCGATTCCACCATTTTGAGGAAGGACTTTGCTCTTGCAATGACTACTGGTGA